TTACAGAATTCAATTCGTCATAATCTGTCCCTGCACAGCAAGTTCATCCGCGTGCAGAATGAAGGAACTGGAAAAAGCTCCTGGTGGATGCTCAATCCAGAGGGAGGCAAGAGTGGGAAATCCCCCAGGAGAAGAGCCGCATCCATGGACAACAACAGTAAATTTGCTAAGAGCCGAGGCCGAGCTGCCAAGAAAAAAGCATCCCTGCAGTCGGGCCAGGAGGGTGCCGGGGACAGCCCGGGATCGCAGTTTTCCAAGTGGCCCGCAAGTCCTGGCTCCCACAGCAATGACGACTTCGACAACTGGAGTACCTTTCGCCCTCGAACCAGCTCGAACGCTAGTACCATTAGCGGGAGGCTCTCTCCCATCATGACGGAGCAGGACGACCTGGGAGACGGGGACGTGCACTCAATGGTGTACCCGCCGTCCGCCGCAAAGATGGCTTCTACTCTGCCCAGTCTGTCCGAGATCAGTAACCCTGAGAACATGGAGAACCTTTTGGATAATCTCAACCTTCTCTCGTCGCCAACGTCATTGACTGTGTCCACCCAGTCTTCACCGGGCACCATGATGCAGCAGACGCCCTGCTACTCCTTTGCACCGCCAAACACCAGTCTGAATTCACCCACCCCCAACTACCAAAAATATACATACGGCCAGTCCAGCATGAGCCCCCTGCCTCAGATGCCCATGCAGACGCTGCAGGACAACAAATCGAGTTATGGAGGCATGAGCCAGTACTGTGCGCCGGGACTCCTGAAGGAGCTGCTGACGTCCGACTCTCCTCCGCACAACGACATCATGACGCCAGTCGATCCGGGGGTGGCTCAAGCCAACAGCCGAGTGCTCGGCCAGAGTGTGTTGATGGGCCCCAACTCGGTCATGCCGGCCTACGGCGGCCAGGCCTCTCACAACAAAATGATGACCCCCAGCTCCCACACCCACCCCGGACATGCTCAGTCGACATCCGCAGTCAACGGGCGTGCCTTGCCCCACGCGGTAAACACCATGCCCCACACCTCGGGTATGAACCGCCTGGCCCCGGTGAAGACAGCTTTACAAGTGCCTCTGGCCCACCCCATGCAGATGAGCGCCCTGGGGGGCTACTCCTCTGTGAGCAGCTGCAATGGCTATGGCCGGATGGGCGTTCTCCACCAGGAGAAGCTCCCCAGTGACTTGGACGGCATGTTTATCGAGCGCTTGGACTGTGACATGGAGTCCATCATTCGGAACGACCTCATGGACGGAGACACGTTGGATTTTAACTTTGACAACGTTTTGCCCAACCAAAGCTTCCCACACAGTGTCAAGACAACAACACACAGCTGGGTGTCAGGCTGAGAGTGAGCAAGCGAGCAAGCAGGTAAGAGCACCCCGATACCAAAAGACCTTCTGAAAACAGGACTTAAAGAGAGGAGCCCAGTAACTTGCCTTGTATCTTCCAGGGTcgggacttttttatttttatgtcagtCGGCTGCCCCTTGTAGAGGCATCTTTTATCATTCATTCTTTGCCCTTTTTGCAGCTTGTAAATTCTCCTCTGAGCCGAAACATAAGGAAGCTTCCTCTAATGGCTTTAAAGAGTTTCTTTTGACAGAAGGCTGCATCTTCTTAGTAactcttcaataaatgaatacatttgataCAAATCAAATGCTGAAGGGGTTTTTAAAGTGGAATTTTCTCCCATTGAATGATTTCAGAGCTGTTTGAGAAAGCCCAACCCCCCCCCAAGTATGTCTGTCATCCTAATATGTTAAGTTGAATTGATTTTCATTTGGTTGTTTTCAAtgcttgtatgtgtgtatgtgttttttccTAGGCTACACTTAAAAGTACTTCAGATTGTCTGACAGCAGGAACTGAGAGAAGCAGTCCAAAGATGTCCTTCACCCTACCTTTTcgttttcttgatttaaaaaaaaaaaacacacacaaaacgcatttcttttttcctttcgtCAGACTTGGCAGCGAAGACGCTTCCTGTACAGGATGTTTGCCCAGTGTTTGCAGGTTATGTGCTGCTGCAGATAAGGACTGTGCCATTGGAAATTCATTACAATGAAGTGCCAAACTCACTACACCATATAATTGCAGAAAAGACTTTTGGATCCTGGTGTGCTTTCAACTTTTGTACATAAGCCGTAGCTACAGAATTGTatctgtgtgcttttttttttttttttaatattcattttggtCCAAGGAAAGTTTATACTCTTTTTGTAATACTGTGATGGTCTCATGTCCTTGGTAAGTTAAACTTTGGTTTTGTACTACCTGTGTTCTGCTGAACTGATGAATCACAGAGAACCAAGCTCTCCGTTCTACAGCTCCACTGGACAGCTCTGCATCTGTTCATGGCACCGCATAATTCACAGGAGAACCAGTAGCCTGTTGTCCATCTGCTGAATTAACGGACTTATCAAAACtgttttgggggggaaaaaaagattaaactcCAGCTTTGTACaggtcttttctatttttttttcttcttcgtttgtttattttgttatttgcaaATTTGTACAAACACTTTAAATGGTTCTAATTTCCATATAAATGATTTTTGATGTTACTGTTGGGACTTGAGATCATTTTTGGAATAGATACTGAACTGTAATGTTTTCTTAAAACTCGAGTCTACCTTTGTTACATAGTCTGCTTGTAAATTTGTGGAATCCCAGACATTTGAAGCAGCATTCGtgattttccttttgtatttctaaCTGGACTAGTACTAATTTTATACATGCTTCACTGGTTTGTATACTTGGGGATGCTCCTTGGTGACGTTTTCTGACTAATCTTAAAATCCTTGTAATTAGTACTTGCACACCCAACATTTCTGGCCCTACCTTGGCACGAGAGTGATGTATAGTTACGGACATATTGCGTTTCACGTTGAGAACttgatttgtttttgtgtatgtgttttacaGAAATCCCCTCTGCTTCTGCTGTCCTTGTGAACTAGGCATCCCTGCCCGGCATTGAATCTTCTGATCAGTGCCTGTATGTGCTTTGTTTCAAGTACTCCTGGGGGGAGGCTGTGTAGTATTTGGAGATCAAAAGGGGAGACCCACCTCCAAAACAGTGCTCCTTTCTCAAGCTGGGGTTTTGATCAACTTAACCTTTTTGAGTTGAACTTCAGCAAAAGTTTTGCCTCGTAACGGTGTGCTCTTCCTGGTCTAGGCGGGTGTTGGCTTTGTACTTCTGGAGAATTGTGTCCATACTCACTCTTCAACCCCCTTCCCCTTCTGTCCTGCACATTACTTGGTGCACTGTGGAAAGTGAGGTTGAACGGgggaatttttaaattgagtgATTTTTAAAGTGCTTGGTGTTCATGATTGCAGATGGCTACCAAAGAGACTAGCACTTGCTTAAAAATTCGGGCACTAAATTTGAAAACTGACAAGCCAGCAGTAAGTTATACCTTTGAATCTATTTAGAAAGCCATTGCATTAAGAATTGGAGAGTTTCTTTCCCCTTTAGCAACCCAAACTATAATTATGGTCATTATGTTGTAATATTTTCCAGTTACCTATAACTGATTAGACCCAAGTTAACTGGCTTTGCATCCCATTTAGTCCATCAGTGTTTTCAAGTCGTGCGGAATGCCCAGAGTCAGCACAAGGAAAGGAACAGGTGCGCAAAAGTGTTCCTCTGGCCTTCTTGAGGAAGCTCTGATTTCTGTGGACCTAGCCCACATCACACTGGCTTTGTCTTGCCCAAGAATTGCATCTCTCCTGGCTTGGTTTTTTCTCCAAGTTTAACAAGAACACAAGTTTTCTGGATGGATTTCCTCCAGGAGGCAGGCTGTATTGTTTACTTTCCACAGTGACTTCTACACTTTTGAAAATTCATTAAACAGCCACCCCTCTAACCATCTTCATTGTTGGCCACTCCAAAATAAGTCTGGTTTCAGAAACCCTGGTTCCTCTGACCGGTGCCCCCTGTACCTGCGCTCGGACTCATTGGGGCCACAGTTCTTGTGTTCCCCTCTGTGACCACCACTTCCTGCCCCCCAGGCCAGCACACACCGAGCCTCATCAGGCCCATTGTTCACTGATGAGGCAACtagctacaaaagaaaaaaaaaaaaaatcactgttcaaATCTTACTACTTCATagagtgacttttaaaaagatgttgCTTCCTCTTGAGTctgtaaatatctttttttttttccccttcaaattttgtgtgtgtgtgtgttaaaattcTAACAGGAATCCTGGGTAGCTCTCCAGGGTACAGTGAAGTTCAGTGAAAGGCACCTTGTCGGTTTTGAAAACAAACATTATGTGACCTCTGGTAATTCTTTTTCTGTACGAATACTGACTTTCTGGAGTAATGAGTATATCAGTTATTGTACATGATTGCTTTGTGAAATGTGCAAATGATATCACCTATGCAGCCTTGTTTGATTTATTTCCTCTGGTTTGTACTGTTATTAAAAGCATATTGTATTATAGAGctattcagatattttaaatataaagtattGTTTCCGTAATATAGACGTATGGAGTATATTTAGGTGATCGATGTGTTACTTGGAAAGGTCTGCTTTGAAAAACTGACAAAGTCTAAATTAAAATCCCAGTGAGCAGTAAATCAATGGAAAGTCccaagaaggaggagaaagacacTCAAAATGGAAACAGTTCCCCCAAAGTATATGATTTGGACTTAATTCAGCTGCTGGATAAGTGTTACcaatctccccacccccacccctctccccagctgAATGATTACCGAGTAATCGTTCAGTAAAAGACGCAGTGTGGTTTATGTAGACAAAACAGCCTAGCATTACTGTTGGCCTCCTCCCTGAGGGGGGTGACAGCCTGGCGGCCTGGCCACGTTCATCCCATCCAGACGCAGACAGACCCCGCCCCCTTGGCCAGTCGAGTTGAGTACCCGTGCAGATCCTGCGTTCCCGCTCCAATACAATGAAAAGTGCCTGATGATGCTGATGTACTTACAGACACAAGAACAATCTTTGCTATTATTGTATAAAGCCATAAATGTACATAAATCATGTTTAAATGGTTTGTTGTCGTTCTTTTTTAGTTGTGCAAAGTAAGCTCTTtattaggttcttttttttttttttccccttctcgtTTAGCTATCACATGAGTTAAAACCTTGGCAGCCACAGTGCCATGCTTAATTCATATCTGGTATTTCTTTGGTGAAGGGGGGTTGATGTGGAGACACTCCCTCTGGAAGCAAACTATAGTCCCCGAGGGTTGGAGAGCAAGTTGGGTCCGTGATAACAGACCACCCTGGAGTGCTTCATCTGTCCGTGCCTGACACAGCATCAGCACAGAAATGACTAGGTTGTAGGAGAGCTTGTGCTGGAGTAGGCAGAGCTGAAGGTAAAAATACCTGAAGGTCACGGGGGGAGGGCCCTGGCTAGGAAGTCGCCGAGCGGGGATGGGTGGTGGTGGGAACAGTGGCTTCCCAGGGCCACATGAAGGGGGATGGTGGGGGGCAGTTCTTCCATTCAGTGGCTGCAGATGGGAGGTTTCTATGTTTGCTTCTCTTTAGAAGATGCTCGAGGAATAAACTAGGATTAGATTGTGTGTGCGCGTgtcagttcagtcatgtgactctttgtgatcctatggattgtagcttaccaggttcctctgtccatggcatttgccatgccctcctccaggggatcttcctgatccagggattgagcctgtggtgtctccttcatctcctgcattgcaggaggattctttactgctgagccatccagGATTAGGTTAATAATGGTTAAAATGCATCTTAAAACCAGAATTAAGTCCTGGCTTTCCATGCTGCTGCTTGAGGTCATTCTAGTGTTTACCCATGTGGACACTGGAAGATCAGTCCagctttcagggtttttttttcttcttcctccctccctcccagctttGGAACCCTTGCTTTAAAATAACGATAGTCAGAAGCCCAGAGTGCAAAACAGATAACCCCATCTGCTCTCAGACCTGGGGCTCGTGCACACATCATTGTGAAAACCACTCATCtcatccaatggagaagggaacggcaacccactccagtattcctgcctggagaattccatggacagaggagcctggccagctacagtccatgggatcgcagagtccgGAACCGACTGAGCAGCCAGCACAACACAACCATCTAGTCCAAATGCAGGAAAACGCCTTGACTGCACTGCCAGAGCATACCAGCAGGCTCCTTTCAAAACCGGCCGTGCACGTACCCCAAATCACACATCTAAGTGTCATTTATTAGGGCTGGTTCCCACGTTGTCACGTCCGTTGATAAGAGGAAGCAACACAGCAGGAAGGGACAGATGCGTGGTTGGAGCTGGATGGTTAACATGGAGGGAGAGACTTCCTTCCTCGGACAGTATCTCGGCGCCTGCTGTGACCAGAGACCGACcgattgtttcttgacctgtgaACCTGCCACACCACCAGGACTTTGCCTTGGCTATTGTCTCTGTGTGACCTACTGAAACAATGATGGTGCTGGTTAAACTTAGACCGCTTGGTGTGGTCAGGTAGGTGGAAGGCTCTTCAAGAGGTATAGCCCTCAGTGGCAGCCTTGGCAGTAGTCACTGTCACACAGACATCGAACCTTGTGTCATCTGTTGAACCTTGTGGGTTAGGAGCCTGCAGCTGGGCTGGGCCATGGCTTCCAAAATGAGAGGGTGCTTATGCAAGGCTTCCTTATTCTCATTTACTATTTCGTTATTTTGGTGTAGGAAATCACCCGGTGATCACTTAGATACATGCTTTCTAGGACATTTACCAGTTTAATTACCTGGAAGACGAGTGAAGTTATTGGGAACTGGAAAGGGAGGTTTTTGTTGGGCGTTAGGTAGTCCTGGGTGGTGGGGGGTCATCCGGATCTGAGAAGGAGACAGCCGAGGTGTGAGCTGAAGGTCAAGGGTAGGCCCTTGGATCCTTTGACCAGAGGATCTAGAGAATGGCATGGGCCTCTGAAAGGTGAAGAGAGAACTTTTGAGTTTTGCAGATGGCTGGGAGAAGAGGCTCTCTGGGCAGACCCCTGGCTTGCCAACATGGCTCTGAGAGGAGAGAGCTCTGTGCTGGGAAGAAGTTCACctgtgaaggagaaaaaaagggagaTGGAGGCCAGCTTTCTGAAGCCAGCTTTCCTCAACTCGACTGGTAGTGGGACAACTTTTCCCTCCCGCCCATGAACTCAAAGGCGGAACGAAACTTTTTGGCCTTAGTACTTTTATCAGGTTCACATCTTCAAAAAGCGAGGCTTGTTTGCATTGGAAgccatgggggggggggggaagtagAGATTTACATCCTTCAGGAAGGAGGAGGCAGCTTGGTGAGGGCTTGGTAGTCATTGTTtacctctccttccttccatgaGCTCCAGCCCTCGACAAGCAACTTTCGAGTTCCCGTAAAACTTCAACTTGGCCTAGGATGGTGACCCACTTGCTGGAGGTTCTGCAGATACACTCAGGGCTGTAACGTCACTATGAATACAGTTGCCACTCCCTCAAGATGGTCTTTGCTGCTTAGAACAGGGCTCACAGGGGGCCATTTTAAAACGGATTTCTCTCCCTGGTGAATTGGGGTAGAGGGCACTCTGTTTTGCACTTTGCAAAGTGGTTGCAGAACAAACTAGAGATGCCCACTTGCTCAGTCTGTGCTGGTGGCGGGGCGCTCGCAGTGTTGGCAGGCCACTAAGCTGGTCTGATGCTTGGGCAGCGATTTCCCCACAGGTGAGGTAAGTTGAGGATACCGTCTGCTACATGCCTCACAGGTTTGCTGTGAGGTTTGGAGGATGAGATAATGTCTGCAGATGGCGTCCCGCCTCTGGAAAGGCCTCCCTGTAGGAGCTGGTGTCAGCATAGGTAACGGTAGGACTCGGGAGATCTGTTTCCTTAGTGGGCTTCTGCATAGTCATTGCTCCCTGCAGGGTAAGCAGAAGGACTGCTTGGTCCATTTCCATCGTATTTCTGCATTCCCATCTGCGGGCCTCCATCTCTTACGCAGGAAGTGGGTGGACATCTTACCAGACCCAAAATCCAGGAGAGTCTGTCACCTCTCCTTGGTAACTCCAGAAATACTTGATACATAGTGAGTTGTAAACCTGCTAAATGCCTAGTCTAAACTTTTTGAGATATTTGTTTCCCAAGAAATCCTCTGTGGACCCATATGCAGAAAATTGAGAGAGACGGTTTTAGACAATTTGACCTTGACCTCACCTCAGTCATGTTCACCCAGACACTGCCAACTCCATGTGCCCTTATAGGCTGACCTGttaagacaggaaaagagagaacCAGGCTGAGGTTGAGGGGGACTTGTGTGCTGGAGCCTGACTGCCAGTTCACAGGAAGTGATGCTTACGTTTACGGGAATCCTGTGAGCTGATTTCAGAAACCACTGTTGTTTGCAATTGACTTAGAGAAACTTACTACTAAATAAGTTACATTAAAAAACGAAAGTAGTGGGacttagtggttaagactctgtgcttccaattcaGAGggcgctggtttgatccctggccctgGAAGTAAGCtcacatgctgtgcagccaaaaaaaattaacaaaaaggtAGTAAAGACTCAAAACTCATCATGCCCTCGTCTCTTGTCCACTCTGGAGGTGTTTGAACTTGTATCTTATGATGGGGATGCTGCCActgctggtgctgaagctgaacaAAGTTTCAGTTTAATAAATACAGTTTGAACGAGAGTGGGAAATGACTTAACAATAAATCATGTcagttatgttttttttcttttggccacactgcatggcttctgggatcttcgttccctgaccagggatcgagtcccagcccttggcagtgaaagcgcagagtcttaccactggactgccaaggaattcccatgTCAGTTAAACTTTTTGAGAAGAGAGTGGATTGATATGCAAGTGCATTTGTCAAATTCCAGCTGAATTGCGTGACCACCATATGTTGGCTGCAAAAATCAATTCGCCTAATAGAGTTTAAATTCGAGGCTGTTGTATATTTTATTCTCTATAGATTGTGTGCTACGTATTTTTTATATCAATAAACTCATAATAAACTTACGGACATACATGCCAGCATATATTGCTGCCTGATGGAGCATGTTAAACGTTGACCAGCGCACCACTGACGGGTGTAACGAGGGCATGAAAAGGCTGGCAGTTTGGATGACCTAGAACAGATGGgttggcagggaggggaggagacaggaAGTTGTGTCAAGGTCTAGGGTGTGGTCACGATAGTCAGTGATTGACAAGCAGGATGGGGCCCTAGAGTGGTAGAAGATGGGGGAAGAGGAAGCCTGAAGATTGCATAGGGGGTGCAAAATAGATGTCAGAGCCGAGAAAAGGCATAGCAGGGATGGCGTGGAGAGGAAGTCTCAAGTTCAAGGGCCCCAAATCTTACCTGAGGGGAGGAACCAACCAAGTGGCAGGTAGGGTACCTGCCTAGGAAAGGTACCCAGGGGAATAGCAGAATGCCCTCAGCATCAACAGaggtttcactttttaatttttaaaattataatcttttGGCTGCACCGCATGACTTGTGGGACCtttgttccctggccagggatcaaacccgggtccttggcagtgaaagggtgaggtcctaaccactagaccgccagggaattccctacctaatttataatgaatataaaagaaggctgagcgtcgaagaattgatacttttgaattatgttgctggagaagagagtcccttggacagcaagatcagactggtcaatcctaaaggaaaaccctgaatattcattggaaggactgatgctgatgctgaagctgaagctccaatactttggccacctgaggcgaggagctgactcattgcaaatgacccagatgctgggaaagacaggccaggaggagaaggaagcgacagaggatgagatagttggacggCATCGCTGacttaatggatgtgagtttgcacAAACTGTGGGGATTGTGAAGGACccggaaacctggagtgctgcagtccatgaactcgcaaagagtcagactcaacttagcgACAGAACAATAACAATTTAGCATAGTCATATATCCTGCATTGTAGTATATAGTATAATTATATTTACTattaactttatataaaataagcatCCTTGAGTTAATACTGATAAGTATAAATGACTAAAATAAACATGTTAGGAGGAGGGAtagctactcttttttttttttttttttggccacacttgtgggacctcagtttcttgaccaggggtcaaacctgggttcTTGGCAATGAAATTATGGAATTCTAACAACTAAACCGACGGAATTCTCCAAcaggttttttttaaacaagaggaTAGAAGGGGAAGATTCTGGAgttgggaaagaaataaaaaaatgatgcCAATTTTGCTTCGGGGGCTCATCATGGTTTGtcaaatggaaataatgacaccTACTCAACTGGAGTTACTGAGGGAGACAAATGACCTGCGTTAAGACCCTatcatggtgcctggcacacagaaaggTCTCAAGAAATAATGGTGACCAGACATTCTGGTTTGGCCAAGACAGGCTTGGGCTAATTGCGCCCAGCACAATCATTAGCTGGTCTTGTCAAGCGTTGGGGTGGTTAATGATATGTTCACCCTATCAGCAAATGACTGCTTTCCAGTGAATTACTCCCTCGCTTCAGAGTGGATGTACCAAAAGCCTTCTTGAGAGAAGCTGGCTGTGGCTGGAGGGTTTGGCTTCCAAAGGAATGTTGGCCTAGTGTCTGAGTAGTACAGGTTAACCTAAGCTGCCTTTTCCTACCTTCCTTGGCATTCTCGTTGCTTCTGCCCTATGTACCAGTCACACCCAACAACCATTCCCTTTTATGCTTCCACTTGTTTCACAGGCTGGAAGGTTTTGTCTGGAAtgcctttctcctcctttccttgtCAACAAGGGAGAGCTTAACCTCCTCCTATCCTTTAGGCCCCTCGTACGAGAGTCATTCCTTGCACAGGTGGGCTGGATGCCCCTCAGGACACCTTTCCCAAGTGCAGGCATGTGGGTGGTGTGTTCAGCTCTGGCTCCATCACAGTCCTCCTCAATGGTCCTTCCGAGCCAGCCCTCTCGCCAGCCCACGAAGTTCAGAACCAGGCCTGGCTGGCACGGGTCATCACTAAGCTCCCAGTGAGCCTAAAGCAACTGGCCAGTGCTTGCCACTGGACACAGCCAAAGGCATTCCTCTGGGGTGTGCCAGTCTGCGTCTGCCAACATTCCAACAAATTAAAAGCAGACCAAGGAGCCCAAGGTATTTGGACAAGTCTGGAGCTGCTATTCACTTTCTTCAACCAAGGGAAGTTCAAAGGCAAGAGAGGGGATGGGACCAAGGATGAAATGCCTTAAAGGGACGTCTGGCTTTCTTTCCAGCTGGTCATCCCCACGGGCTGCTCAATCCTTTCTCCTCATAGCTCTTCTCAGGGCTCCTGGGCCAGGCTCAGGCCCCTTTTGCTCACTTCCTACCTTGAAAATTTCCAACACAGAGACTGAAATGTCAGTTTCGCTGCTTAGCTAGAGTCCTCGCTTCACGGTGGACC
The sequence above is drawn from the Bos javanicus breed banteng chromosome 12, ARS-OSU_banteng_1.0, whole genome shotgun sequence genome and encodes:
- the FOXO1 gene encoding forkhead box protein O1; this encodes MAEAPQVVEIDPDFEPLPRPRSCTWPLPRPEFSQSNSATSSPAPSGGAAANPDGAAGLPSASAAAVNADFMSNLSLLEESGDFQQAPGSVAAAAAAAAAVAAAAAAAAAAATGGLCGDFQGPEAGCLHPAPPQPPPPGPLSQHPPVPPAAAAAAAGGQLAGQPRKSSSSRRNAWGNLSYADLITKAIESSAEKRLTLSQIYEWMVKSVPYFKDKGDSNSSAGWKNSIRHNLSLHSKFIRVQNEGTGKSSWWMLNPEGGKSGKSPRRRAASMDNNSKFAKSRGRAAKKKASLQSGQEGAGDSPGSQFSKWPASPGSHSNDDFDNWSTFRPRTSSNASTISGRLSPIMTEQDDLGDGDVHSMVYPPSAAKMASTLPSLSEISNPENMENLLDNLNLLSSPTSLTVSTQSSPGTMMQQTPCYSFAPPNTSLNSPTPNYQKYTYGQSSMSPLPQMPMQTLQDNKSSYGGMSQYCAPGLLKELLTSDSPPHNDIMTPVDPGVAQANSRVLGQSVLMGPNSVMPAYGGQASHNKMMTPSSHTHPGHAQSTSAVNGRALPHAVNTMPHTSGMNRLAPVKTALQVPLAHPMQMSALGGYSSVSSCNGYGRMGVLHQEKLPSDLDGMFIERLDCDMESIIRNDLMDGDTLDFNFDNVLPNQSFPHSVKTTTHSWVSG